From Candidatus Sericytochromatia bacterium, a single genomic window includes:
- a CDS encoding RluA family pseudouridine synthase translates to MIELLRETVPAGWDGGTVGRWLTRHHRFSTSLVRRLKAHQGIRVNGTLTRTVDPLRPGDEIVLCLPVSPAPHVQPEPLAIQVVYEDRDLIVLEKPAGQVVHPTHGVYAGTLANALAWYFRAQPVGIHPVHRLDRDTSGLIVFAKHAWAHQALDSQLRERSLQRTYEALVWGRLAQSSGTIDAAIGLAGDHPVARSVREDGQPAVTHWEVVSRHEHSDWPEGVTRVRLRLATGRTHQIRVHMAFLGHPLLGDRLYGAAHPPVFARQALHAVQLGFSHPRTAAALNFVSPWPADLRLTP, encoded by the coding sequence ATGATCGAGCTCCTGCGCGAGACGGTGCCTGCCGGCTGGGACGGTGGAACCGTGGGGCGCTGGTTGACCCGGCACCACCGATTCTCCACCTCGCTGGTGCGTCGCCTGAAGGCCCATCAGGGCATCCGGGTGAACGGCACGCTGACCCGTACGGTGGACCCACTGCGGCCCGGGGATGAGATCGTGTTGTGCTTGCCGGTTTCGCCCGCCCCCCACGTGCAACCTGAGCCACTCGCCATCCAGGTGGTCTATGAAGATCGCGACCTGATTGTTCTGGAGAAACCTGCTGGTCAGGTGGTTCATCCCACCCACGGCGTCTACGCGGGAACGTTGGCGAATGCACTGGCCTGGTATTTCCGAGCGCAGCCCGTCGGGATTCACCCGGTTCATCGCCTCGACCGCGACACCTCTGGGCTGATCGTCTTCGCCAAACACGCCTGGGCCCATCAGGCTCTCGATTCACAGTTGCGGGAGCGGTCCCTCCAGCGTACTTATGAGGCGCTCGTCTGGGGCCGGTTGGCTCAGTCTTCCGGGACGATCGATGCGGCGATCGGCTTGGCCGGGGACCATCCGGTTGCCCGCAGCGTGCGCGAGGATGGTCAGCCTGCCGTGACGCACTGGGAAGTCGTCTCGCGACACGAGCATTCCGACTGGCCTGAGGGGGTCACGCGTGTGCGGCTGAGGCTGGCGACCGGACGCACCCACCAGATTCGGGTGCATATGGCCTTTCTCGGCCATCCCCTGCTGGGCGATCGCCTCTACGGGGCGGCACACCCCCCCGTCTTCGCTCGTCAGGCATTGCATGCGGTGCAACTGGGCTTCAGCCATCCCCGGACGGCCGCCGCCCTGAATTTCGTCTCCCCCTGGCCTGCGGACCTCCGTCTCACGCCTTGA
- the rsmA gene encoding 16S rRNA (adenine(1518)-N(6)/adenine(1519)-N(6))-dimethyltransferase RsmA: protein MQHPPLRHRPKHRLGQNFLGDARIREQIIEAADLQPGDQVLEIGPGRGFLTAGLLAAGPDRVVAVELDRSLAPFLEPIAADASHFSVVWGDFLKTPWDTYSFSAASPVKVVANIPYYITTPILLRLLQADRLAKEPIAEVPPLAERIILMVQWEVAQRLTASPGGKDYGSLSLIAQYAAEVSIVTRVPAGAFRPRPAVDSAVVMLRPRQTASVSVSSPALMSRLIRSAFQQRRKTLQNGLLAGGVLREPLQHAAALAGIDLARRAETLSLQEFAALANALQAET, encoded by the coding sequence GTGCAACATCCCCCCTTGCGCCACCGGCCCAAGCATCGACTCGGGCAGAACTTTCTCGGTGATGCACGGATTCGAGAGCAGATCATCGAAGCCGCAGACCTTCAACCCGGTGACCAGGTGCTGGAAATCGGTCCTGGAAGAGGGTTTCTGACCGCTGGGTTGCTGGCGGCGGGGCCGGACCGAGTCGTTGCGGTGGAACTGGACCGAAGCCTGGCGCCCTTCTTGGAGCCAATTGCTGCTGACGCCTCCCACTTTTCAGTGGTATGGGGCGACTTTCTGAAGACCCCCTGGGACACCTACTCCTTTTCCGCGGCTTCCCCGGTGAAGGTGGTGGCCAACATCCCCTACTACATCACCACCCCGATTCTGCTTCGTTTGCTTCAGGCCGACCGCCTGGCCAAAGAACCGATTGCGGAGGTCCCCCCGCTCGCCGAACGCATCATCCTGATGGTGCAGTGGGAGGTGGCTCAGCGCTTGACTGCCTCGCCGGGCGGCAAGGACTACGGCTCGCTCAGCTTGATCGCCCAGTACGCCGCGGAGGTGTCCATCGTGACCCGGGTTCCGGCCGGCGCGTTTCGTCCGCGGCCTGCTGTGGACTCCGCCGTGGTGATGCTGCGGCCGCGCCAAACGGCCAGTGTCTCCGTCTCGTCGCCGGCTCTGATGTCTCGCCTGATTCGCTCGGCGTTCCAGCAGCGACGCAAGACCCTGCAGAACGGCCTGCTGGCTGGTGGTGTGCTGCGAGAACCATTGCAACACGCGGCTGCCCTGGCGGGCATCGATCTGGCGCGCCGGGCTGAAACATTGTCGCTGCAAGAGTTCGCCGCGCTGGCCAACGCGTTGCAAGCGGAGACATGA
- the der gene encoding ribosome biogenesis GTPase Der has protein sequence MPLPTVAIVGRPNVGKSTFTNRLVGRREAIVHDEPGVTRDRQYLKSDWNGRDFIVIDTGGIVPGEREDEILRSIRKQAEAAVEEADVIMLMVDAKQGLTPADEEIAQYLRSANKPIFVVANKVDNVGLEADAAEFYELGLGTPFGVSSVHGLGVGDLLDEVLKVFPPVDPDEASDELKVAIVGRPNVGKSSITNRLLGEERMIVSDVAGTTRDAIDSLLTLDDKRYLLVDTAGIRKRAKVDYGVEQFSVVRSLKAIERADVVVMVVDATSGVTEQDQRIAGMADDAGKPSVLVVNKWDLVPKDTYTMDQFKKEIRDKLHHVDYAPMIFTSALTGQRVSKVLEAADAAFEEAQRRITTGLLNQVITEAIALNSPPTNKGRAMKVYYATQVRVGPPTFVLFVNDPGLVSQSYARYLQNKLREAFGFSGTPIRVVFRERREKDRHKR, from the coding sequence ATGCCTCTTCCGACCGTCGCCATCGTGGGACGTCCCAATGTGGGCAAGTCCACCTTCACCAACCGTCTGGTCGGTCGTCGCGAGGCGATTGTGCATGATGAGCCTGGGGTCACGCGGGATCGTCAATACTTGAAGTCCGACTGGAATGGGCGGGATTTCATCGTCATCGACACCGGGGGAATTGTGCCCGGGGAACGCGAGGACGAGATCCTGCGCTCGATCCGCAAGCAGGCAGAGGCCGCCGTGGAAGAGGCGGATGTGATCATGTTGATGGTGGACGCCAAACAGGGCCTGACGCCGGCGGACGAGGAAATCGCTCAGTATCTTCGCTCGGCCAACAAGCCGATCTTCGTCGTGGCCAACAAGGTCGATAACGTGGGCCTGGAGGCCGACGCAGCCGAGTTTTATGAACTGGGCCTGGGGACGCCGTTTGGCGTCAGTTCCGTCCACGGCTTGGGCGTTGGCGACTTGCTGGATGAGGTGCTCAAGGTGTTTCCGCCGGTGGACCCGGACGAGGCCTCAGATGAACTGAAAGTGGCCATCGTCGGTCGTCCGAATGTGGGCAAGAGCTCCATCACGAACCGGCTGCTCGGCGAAGAACGGATGATTGTCAGCGACGTGGCCGGCACCACGCGAGATGCCATCGATAGCTTGCTGACCCTCGACGATAAGCGTTACTTGCTCGTCGACACGGCCGGAATTCGCAAACGCGCCAAGGTTGACTATGGCGTGGAGCAGTTTTCGGTCGTTCGCTCGCTCAAGGCCATCGAACGTGCAGACGTGGTGGTGATGGTGGTGGATGCCACCTCGGGCGTGACGGAGCAAGACCAGCGGATCGCCGGCATGGCGGATGATGCCGGCAAGCCCAGCGTTCTCGTCGTCAACAAGTGGGACCTGGTCCCCAAGGACACGTACACGATGGACCAGTTCAAGAAGGAGATCCGCGACAAACTGCACCATGTGGACTACGCGCCCATGATCTTCACGTCAGCTCTCACGGGCCAGCGCGTGTCGAAGGTCCTGGAAGCCGCTGATGCCGCCTTCGAAGAAGCCCAACGTCGCATCACCACCGGGTTGTTGAATCAGGTCATCACCGAGGCGATCGCCCTCAATTCTCCCCCCACCAACAAGGGGCGGGCGATGAAGGTGTACTACGCGACCCAAGTCCGGGTGGGGCCACCCACCTTCGTGCTCTTCGTCAACGATCCCGGACTGGTGTCCCAATCCTATGCGCGCTATCTGCAAAATAAGCTGCGGGAGGCATTTGGCTTCTCCGGCACGCCGATTCGGGTGGTCTTTCGGGAGCGGCGCGAAAAAGACAGACACAAGCGGTGA